Proteins encoded by one window of Bos indicus x Bos taurus breed Angus x Brahman F1 hybrid chromosome 12, Bos_hybrid_MaternalHap_v2.0, whole genome shotgun sequence:
- the LIG4 gene encoding DNA ligase 4 isoform X2 — protein MRLILPQLERERMAYGIKETMLAKLYIELLNLPRDGKDALKLLNYRTPTGTRGDAGDFAMIAYFVLKPRCLQKGSLSIQQVNDILDSIASNNSAKRKDLMKKSVLQLITQSSALEQKWLIRMIVKDLKLGFSQQTIFSIFHSDAAELHNVTTDLEKVCRQLHDPSVGLSDISITLFSAFKPMLAAIADIERIEKDMKHQSFYIETKLDGERMQMHKDGDVYRYFSRNGYNYVDQFGASPQEGSLTPFIHNAFKTEVLNCILDGEMMAYNPNTQTFMQKGNKFDIKRMVEDSELQTCYCVFDVLMVNDKKLGHETLRKRYEILNSVFTPVPGRIEIVQKTQAHTKKEVIDALNEAIDKREEGIMVKHPLSIYKPDKRGEGWLKIKPEYVNGLMDELDILIIGGYWGKGARGGMMSHFLCAVSEKPPSGEKPSVFHTLCRVGSGYTMKELYDLGLKLAKHWKPFHRKAPPSNILCGTEKPEVYIEPCNSVIVQVKATEIVPSDMYKTGCTLRFPRIEKIREDKEWYECTSLEDLEQLRGKACGKLASRHLYLGGDDEPQEKKRKAAPKMKKVIGIIEHLKAPNLSNVNRVSTVFEDVEFCVMSGTSSHPKPDLENRIAELGGYIVQNPGPDTYCVIAGSENIRVKNIISSDKHDVVKPEWLLECFRTRSCVPWQPRFMIHMCPSTKQHFAQEYDQYGDSYFVDTDLHQLKEVFLGIKNAGEQTPGEMSPVIADLEHRYSWASAPLSMFRHLTVYLDLYAVINDLSTRIKGARLAITALELRFHGAQVVSCLAEGVSHVVVGEDQSRVADLKAIRRTLKRKFKILQERWVTVSIDKCELQEENRYLV, from the coding sequence ATGAGACTTATTCTTCCTCAgctggaaagagagagaatggcCTACGGAATCAAAGAAACTATGCTGGCTAAGCTTTATATTGAATTGCTTAACCTGCCTCGAGATGGAAAAGATGCCCTTAAACTTTTGAACTACAGAACACCGACCGGAACCCGTGGAGATGCTGGAGACTTTGCAATGATTGCGTACTTTGTACTGAAACCCAGGTGTCTACAGAAAGGAAGCCTAAGCATTCAGCAAGTAAATGACATTTTAGACTCCATTGCCAGCAATAATTCTGCCAAAAGGAAAGACCTAATGAAGAAGAGTGTTCTTCAGCTTATAACTCAGAGTTCAGCACTTGAACAAAAGTGGCTGATACGGATGATTGTTAAGGACCTAAAGCTTGGCTTTAGTCAGCAaactatattttctatttttcacagtGATGCTGCCGAGTTGCATAATGTCACCACAGATCTGGAGAAGGTCTGTAGGCAACTACACGATCCTTCAGTGGGACTCAGTGACATTTCCATCACCTTATTCTCTGCCTTTAAACCCATGCTGGCCGCTATAGCAGATATCGAGCGAATTGAGAAGGACATGAAACACCAGAGTTTCTACATCGAAACCAAGCTGGATGGCGAGCGGATGCAGATGCACAAGGATGGGGATGTGTACCGGTACTTCTCTCGCAATGGGTATAACTATGTAGACCAGTTTGGTGCTTCCCCACAGGAAGGGTCCCTCACACCATTCATTCATAATGCATTCAAAACAGAAGTGCTGAACTGTATCCTCGATGGTGAGATGATGGCCTACAACCCTAACACACAAACTTTTATGCAAAAGGGGAATAAGTTTGATATTAAAAGAATGGTGGAAGATTCTGAGCTGCAGACTTGTTACTGTGTTTTTGATGTGTTGATGGTTAATGATAAAAAACTAGGACATGAGACCCTGAGAAAGAGGTATGAAATTCTTAATAGTGTTTTCACACCTGTACCAGGTAGAATAGAAATAGTGCAGAAAACACAAGCTCATACTAAGAAAGAAGTAATTGATGCTTTGAATGAAGCGATAGATAAAAGAGAAGAGGGGATCATGGTAAAACACCCGCTGTCCATTTACAAGCCGGATAAAAGAGGTGAAGGATGGTTAAAAATTAAACCAGAGTATGTCAATGGACTGATGGATGAGCTGGACATCTTAATCATTGGGGGCTACTGGGGGAAGGGTGCCCGGGGCGGGATGATGTCCCATTTTTTGTGCGCTGTGTCAGAGAAGCCCCCTTCTGGTGAAAAACCCTCAGTGTTTCATACTCTGTGTCGCGTGGGCTCGGGTTACACCATGAAAGAACTGTATGACCTGGGTTTGAAGTTGGCCAAACACTGGAAGCCTTTTCATAGGAAAGCCCCACCAAGCAACATTCTATGTGGAACAGAGAAGCCAGAGGTCTACATCGAGCCTTGCAATTCAGTCATTGTTCAGGTTAAGGCCACAGAGATCGTCCCCAGTGACATGTATAAAACCGGCTGCACGTTGCGTTTTCCACGGATTGAGAAGATAAGAGAAGACAAAGAATGGTACGAATGTACATCCCTGGAGGACTTAGAGCAACTTCGAGGGAAAGCCTGTGGAAAGCTCGCGTCCAGACACCTTTACTTGGGTGGTGATGATGAACCACAAGAGAAAAAGCGGAAAGCTGCCCCAAAGATGAAGAAAGTCATTGGAATTATTGAGCACCTAAAAGCTCCCAACCTTTCTAACGTAAACAGGGTTTCTACTGTGTTTGAAGACGTGGAGTTTTGTGTCATGAGTGGAACCAGCAGCCATCCCAAGCCTGACCTGGAGAACAGAATTGCCGAATTGGGTGGTTACATAGTACAGAACCCAGGCCCAGACACGTACTGTGTGATCGCAGGGTCTGAGAACATTCGAGTGAAGAATATCATCTCTTCAGATAAACATGATGTCGTCAAGCCAGAGTGGCTGCTAGAGTGTTTTAGGACCAGAAGCTGTGTGCCCTGGCAACCCCGCTTCATGATCCACATGTGCCCGTCGACAAAGCAGCACTTCGCCCAGGAATACGACCAATACGGGGATAGTTACTTTGTTGACACAGATTTGCACCAACTGAAGGAAGTGTTTTTGGGAATTAAAAACGCTGGTGAGCAGACTCCAGGGGAGATGAGTCCTGTGATTGCTGATTTGGAACACAGGTATTCCTGGGCCAGTGCACCTCTTAGCATGTTTAGACACCTCACTGTTTATTTGGACCTGTACGCTGTCATCAATGACTTAAGTACCAGAATCAAGGGAGCTAGGTTAGCCATCACAGCCTTGGAGCTTCGATTTCATGGAGCGCAAGTAGTTTCCTGTTTAGCTGAGGGAGTGTCTCACGTGGTTGTTGGGGAGGATCAGAGTCGGGTTGCAGACTTGAAAGCTATTCGAAGGACTcttaagaggaaatttaaaatctTACAAGAACGTTGGGTCACTGTTTCAATAGACAAGTGTGAATTACAGGAGGAAAATCGGTATTTGGTTTGA
- the LIG4 gene encoding DNA ligase 4 isoform X1 — MAASQTSQTVASHVPFADLCSTLERIQKSKGRAEKIRHFKAFLDSWRKFHDALHKNQKDVTDSFYPAMRLILPQLERERMAYGIKETMLAKLYIELLNLPRDGKDALKLLNYRTPTGTRGDAGDFAMIAYFVLKPRCLQKGSLSIQQVNDILDSIASNNSAKRKDLMKKSVLQLITQSSALEQKWLIRMIVKDLKLGFSQQTIFSIFHSDAAELHNVTTDLEKVCRQLHDPSVGLSDISITLFSAFKPMLAAIADIERIEKDMKHQSFYIETKLDGERMQMHKDGDVYRYFSRNGYNYVDQFGASPQEGSLTPFIHNAFKTEVLNCILDGEMMAYNPNTQTFMQKGNKFDIKRMVEDSELQTCYCVFDVLMVNDKKLGHETLRKRYEILNSVFTPVPGRIEIVQKTQAHTKKEVIDALNEAIDKREEGIMVKHPLSIYKPDKRGEGWLKIKPEYVNGLMDELDILIIGGYWGKGARGGMMSHFLCAVSEKPPSGEKPSVFHTLCRVGSGYTMKELYDLGLKLAKHWKPFHRKAPPSNILCGTEKPEVYIEPCNSVIVQVKATEIVPSDMYKTGCTLRFPRIEKIREDKEWYECTSLEDLEQLRGKACGKLASRHLYLGGDDEPQEKKRKAAPKMKKVIGIIEHLKAPNLSNVNRVSTVFEDVEFCVMSGTSSHPKPDLENRIAELGGYIVQNPGPDTYCVIAGSENIRVKNIISSDKHDVVKPEWLLECFRTRSCVPWQPRFMIHMCPSTKQHFAQEYDQYGDSYFVDTDLHQLKEVFLGIKNAGEQTPGEMSPVIADLEHRYSWASAPLSMFRHLTVYLDLYAVINDLSTRIKGARLAITALELRFHGAQVVSCLAEGVSHVVVGEDQSRVADLKAIRRTLKRKFKILQERWVTVSIDKCELQEENRYLV; from the coding sequence ATGGCTGCCTCACAAACCTCACAAACTGTTGCATCTCATGTTCCTTTTGCAGATTTATGTTCGACTTTAGAACGAATACAGAAAAGTAAAGGGCGTGCAGAAAAAATCAGACACTTCAAAGCATTTTTAGATTCTTGGAGAAAATTTCACGATGCCCTTCATAAGAACCAAAAAGATGTCACAGATTCTTTTTATCCAGCCATGAGACTTATTCTTCCTCAgctggaaagagagagaatggcCTACGGAATCAAAGAAACTATGCTGGCTAAGCTTTATATTGAATTGCTTAACCTGCCTCGAGATGGAAAAGATGCCCTTAAACTTTTGAACTACAGAACACCGACCGGAACCCGTGGAGATGCTGGAGACTTTGCAATGATTGCGTACTTTGTACTGAAACCCAGGTGTCTACAGAAAGGAAGCCTAAGCATTCAGCAAGTAAATGACATTTTAGACTCCATTGCCAGCAATAATTCTGCCAAAAGGAAAGACCTAATGAAGAAGAGTGTTCTTCAGCTTATAACTCAGAGTTCAGCACTTGAACAAAAGTGGCTGATACGGATGATTGTTAAGGACCTAAAGCTTGGCTTTAGTCAGCAaactatattttctatttttcacagtGATGCTGCCGAGTTGCATAATGTCACCACAGATCTGGAGAAGGTCTGTAGGCAACTACACGATCCTTCAGTGGGACTCAGTGACATTTCCATCACCTTATTCTCTGCCTTTAAACCCATGCTGGCCGCTATAGCAGATATCGAGCGAATTGAGAAGGACATGAAACACCAGAGTTTCTACATCGAAACCAAGCTGGATGGCGAGCGGATGCAGATGCACAAGGATGGGGATGTGTACCGGTACTTCTCTCGCAATGGGTATAACTATGTAGACCAGTTTGGTGCTTCCCCACAGGAAGGGTCCCTCACACCATTCATTCATAATGCATTCAAAACAGAAGTGCTGAACTGTATCCTCGATGGTGAGATGATGGCCTACAACCCTAACACACAAACTTTTATGCAAAAGGGGAATAAGTTTGATATTAAAAGAATGGTGGAAGATTCTGAGCTGCAGACTTGTTACTGTGTTTTTGATGTGTTGATGGTTAATGATAAAAAACTAGGACATGAGACCCTGAGAAAGAGGTATGAAATTCTTAATAGTGTTTTCACACCTGTACCAGGTAGAATAGAAATAGTGCAGAAAACACAAGCTCATACTAAGAAAGAAGTAATTGATGCTTTGAATGAAGCGATAGATAAAAGAGAAGAGGGGATCATGGTAAAACACCCGCTGTCCATTTACAAGCCGGATAAAAGAGGTGAAGGATGGTTAAAAATTAAACCAGAGTATGTCAATGGACTGATGGATGAGCTGGACATCTTAATCATTGGGGGCTACTGGGGGAAGGGTGCCCGGGGCGGGATGATGTCCCATTTTTTGTGCGCTGTGTCAGAGAAGCCCCCTTCTGGTGAAAAACCCTCAGTGTTTCATACTCTGTGTCGCGTGGGCTCGGGTTACACCATGAAAGAACTGTATGACCTGGGTTTGAAGTTGGCCAAACACTGGAAGCCTTTTCATAGGAAAGCCCCACCAAGCAACATTCTATGTGGAACAGAGAAGCCAGAGGTCTACATCGAGCCTTGCAATTCAGTCATTGTTCAGGTTAAGGCCACAGAGATCGTCCCCAGTGACATGTATAAAACCGGCTGCACGTTGCGTTTTCCACGGATTGAGAAGATAAGAGAAGACAAAGAATGGTACGAATGTACATCCCTGGAGGACTTAGAGCAACTTCGAGGGAAAGCCTGTGGAAAGCTCGCGTCCAGACACCTTTACTTGGGTGGTGATGATGAACCACAAGAGAAAAAGCGGAAAGCTGCCCCAAAGATGAAGAAAGTCATTGGAATTATTGAGCACCTAAAAGCTCCCAACCTTTCTAACGTAAACAGGGTTTCTACTGTGTTTGAAGACGTGGAGTTTTGTGTCATGAGTGGAACCAGCAGCCATCCCAAGCCTGACCTGGAGAACAGAATTGCCGAATTGGGTGGTTACATAGTACAGAACCCAGGCCCAGACACGTACTGTGTGATCGCAGGGTCTGAGAACATTCGAGTGAAGAATATCATCTCTTCAGATAAACATGATGTCGTCAAGCCAGAGTGGCTGCTAGAGTGTTTTAGGACCAGAAGCTGTGTGCCCTGGCAACCCCGCTTCATGATCCACATGTGCCCGTCGACAAAGCAGCACTTCGCCCAGGAATACGACCAATACGGGGATAGTTACTTTGTTGACACAGATTTGCACCAACTGAAGGAAGTGTTTTTGGGAATTAAAAACGCTGGTGAGCAGACTCCAGGGGAGATGAGTCCTGTGATTGCTGATTTGGAACACAGGTATTCCTGGGCCAGTGCACCTCTTAGCATGTTTAGACACCTCACTGTTTATTTGGACCTGTACGCTGTCATCAATGACTTAAGTACCAGAATCAAGGGAGCTAGGTTAGCCATCACAGCCTTGGAGCTTCGATTTCATGGAGCGCAAGTAGTTTCCTGTTTAGCTGAGGGAGTGTCTCACGTGGTTGTTGGGGAGGATCAGAGTCGGGTTGCAGACTTGAAAGCTATTCGAAGGACTcttaagaggaaatttaaaatctTACAAGAACGTTGGGTCACTGTTTCAATAGACAAGTGTGAATTACAGGAGGAAAATCGGTATTTGGTTTGA